The following proteins are encoded in a genomic region of Synechococcus sp. ROS8604:
- the ilvD gene encoding dihydroxy-acid dehydratase — MLRSDAVTQGIQRSPNRAMLRAVGFGDDDFGKPIIGIANGYSTITPCNVGLDGLSRRAEDAARKAGGMPQMFGTITVSDGISMGTEGMKYSLVSREVIADAIETACNGQSMDGVLAVGGCDKNMPGAMLAMARMNIPSIFVYGGTIKPGKLGGCDLTVVSAFEAVGQITSGKIDEEQLTAIEKNACPGAGSCGGMFTANTMSAAIETMGLSLPHSSTMAAEDEEKAESAARSGEVLVEAIKAKIRPLDLLTREAFENAISVIMAVGGSTNSVLHLLAIARTAGVNLSIDDFEMIRERVPVICDLKPSGRFVTVDLHQAGGIPQVMKLLLDAGLLHGKCRTIEGKTLEELLADIPSTPPEGQEVIRPLSNPLYAKGHLAILKGNLASEGAVAKISGIKTPVLTGPARVFESEEDCLASIIGKQIHPGDVIVIRQEGPVGGPGMREMLAPTAAIVGQGLGDKVALITDGRFSGGTYGLVVGHVAPEAAVGGAIGLVMEGDSITVDANQNLLQLNVDDAELDQRRRMWSGHTPKYKTGILGKYARLVSSSSLGAVTDQPD, encoded by the coding sequence ATGCTTCGCTCAGACGCCGTCACTCAAGGCATTCAGCGCTCACCCAATCGAGCCATGCTGAGAGCGGTGGGCTTTGGTGACGACGATTTCGGCAAGCCAATCATCGGAATCGCCAACGGCTACAGCACCATCACACCGTGCAACGTGGGATTGGATGGGCTGTCCCGCCGCGCTGAAGACGCTGCTCGAAAGGCTGGGGGCATGCCTCAGATGTTCGGCACGATCACTGTGAGTGATGGCATTTCTATGGGCACCGAAGGAATGAAATATTCCTTGGTGAGTCGTGAGGTCATCGCCGATGCGATCGAAACGGCCTGCAATGGCCAGAGTATGGATGGCGTTCTTGCCGTTGGTGGCTGCGATAAAAATATGCCTGGCGCCATGTTGGCGATGGCACGCATGAATATTCCCTCGATCTTTGTGTATGGGGGAACGATTAAGCCTGGGAAACTTGGAGGCTGTGACCTCACTGTTGTGAGTGCTTTTGAGGCTGTCGGTCAGATTACAAGCGGGAAAATTGATGAAGAGCAGCTGACAGCGATTGAAAAAAATGCTTGCCCTGGTGCTGGCAGCTGTGGAGGCATGTTCACCGCCAATACGATGAGTGCCGCGATTGAAACGATGGGGCTGAGTCTTCCCCATAGTTCAACAATGGCTGCAGAAGATGAGGAAAAGGCAGAGAGTGCGGCCCGCTCTGGAGAGGTTCTGGTTGAAGCGATCAAAGCCAAGATTCGCCCCCTTGATCTACTCACGCGTGAAGCCTTTGAGAATGCGATCAGTGTGATCATGGCGGTAGGCGGCTCCACAAATTCTGTGTTGCATTTGCTCGCCATCGCACGCACCGCTGGCGTGAATCTCAGCATTGATGATTTTGAAATGATCAGAGAGCGTGTGCCTGTGATTTGCGACCTCAAACCGAGCGGTCGTTTTGTCACCGTGGATCTTCATCAGGCTGGCGGTATTCCACAGGTGATGAAATTGCTCTTGGATGCGGGACTTCTCCATGGGAAATGCCGCACGATTGAAGGCAAAACATTGGAGGAATTGTTAGCAGATATCCCCTCAACACCTCCTGAAGGGCAAGAAGTGATTAGGCCCTTGAGCAATCCTCTTTATGCAAAAGGTCACCTGGCGATCCTGAAGGGAAATTTGGCAAGTGAAGGAGCCGTCGCCAAAATTAGCGGGATTAAAACTCCCGTCTTAACGGGTCCTGCACGCGTTTTCGAAAGCGAAGAGGATTGTTTGGCCTCGATTATTGGGAAACAAATTCATCCAGGTGATGTGATTGTGATTCGCCAGGAAGGTCCAGTGGGAGGACCTGGAATGCGCGAAATGTTGGCACCAACCGCTGCCATCGTTGGGCAGGGATTAGGGGACAAAGTGGCCTTGATCACCGATGGCCGATTCAGCGGTGGAACCTATGGCTTGGTTGTTGGCCACGTGGCACCAGAAGCGGCCGTTGGCGGAGCCATCGGTCTTGTGATGGAGGGGGACAGCATCACCGTGGATGCCAATCAGAATCTTCTTCAACTCAATGTGGATGACGCTGAACTCGACCAACGCCGTCGCATGTGGTCCGGTCACACCCCTAAATACAAGACCGGAATTCTTGGCAAATACGCTCGACTTGTTTCAAGTTCGAGCCTAGGTGCGGTCACCGATCAGCCTGATTAA
- the pgl gene encoding 6-phosphogluconolactonase, with protein MASYRIERARDPQDLALRASEYIATAIQLALDQRDRAQIALSGGTTPSPAYQRLGQQHLPWNRVDVFLGDERWVSADDASSNARMLRSTLLQPGEPGAAACFHPVPTVELPSAEASAEAFAELIAKHCSGEPPIFDMMVLGLGDDGHTASLFPGTEAPDVRDRWTTIGRGKGLERITLTAPVLSASRTVMFLVSGANKQEALRRLLDPAESAQRTPAKLVQPEAEIIVLTDEAASLGL; from the coding sequence ATGGCTTCCTATCGCATTGAACGGGCCCGAGATCCCCAGGATCTAGCCCTGAGGGCCTCTGAATACATCGCCACAGCCATCCAGCTAGCGCTCGATCAACGGGATCGCGCTCAGATTGCTCTATCTGGAGGAACCACTCCCTCCCCGGCGTATCAGCGGTTGGGCCAGCAACACTTGCCCTGGAATCGTGTGGATGTGTTTTTAGGGGACGAGCGCTGGGTGTCTGCTGATGACGCGTCCAGCAACGCCCGCATGCTCCGCTCCACCTTGCTCCAACCCGGTGAGCCCGGTGCAGCGGCCTGTTTTCATCCTGTTCCAACGGTGGAGCTTCCCTCAGCAGAAGCCAGCGCCGAGGCTTTCGCAGAGCTGATTGCCAAACATTGCAGTGGCGAACCACCGATCTTCGACATGATGGTCTTGGGTCTTGGGGATGACGGTCATACCGCCTCACTCTTCCCAGGCACTGAGGCTCCTGACGTCCGTGATCGTTGGACCACGATCGGACGGGGCAAGGGATTGGAGCGCATCACCCTGACCGCTCCGGTGCTCAGCGCTTCTCGAACCGTGATGTTCCTCGTGAGTGGTGCCAACAAACAGGAAGCCCTGCGTCGCTTGCTCGATCCAGCTGAGTCCGCACAACGAACGCCTGCGAAGTTGGTCCAACCCGAGGCAGAAATCATTGTTCTTACCGACGAAGCTGCCAGCTTAGGTCTTTAA
- a CDS encoding uracil phosphoribosyltransferase, whose amino-acid sequence MAKTLRVVVPPHPLIAHWLTMLRHAGTPPSLYRTALEELGRWLTYEALRDWLPHRREQVQTALELTEGTVIETGVPLLAVPLLPGGLMLWEGARQVLPHAELCLGGLPETIEANAGLVLLLDQISDAEDLLGLMEELVAKGVESRRLRVIAALTASPGLKRLGETFPELTIHTACIDEVLNANGQISPGIGNTSQRLQIRTAPST is encoded by the coding sequence ATGGCCAAAACCTTGAGGGTGGTTGTTCCCCCCCATCCACTCATTGCTCATTGGCTCACGATGTTGCGCCACGCCGGCACACCACCGTCGCTGTATCGCACAGCGCTCGAGGAGTTGGGACGTTGGCTCACCTATGAAGCGCTGAGGGATTGGCTTCCCCATCGTCGTGAACAGGTGCAAACCGCCCTTGAGCTCACGGAAGGCACCGTGATCGAAACGGGTGTTCCCTTGCTTGCCGTGCCTCTCCTCCCTGGTGGACTGATGCTTTGGGAAGGGGCTAGGCAAGTGTTGCCTCACGCCGAGCTCTGTCTGGGTGGCCTACCTGAAACCATTGAGGCCAACGCCGGTCTCGTGCTGCTGCTGGATCAAATCAGCGATGCAGAGGATCTTCTCGGCTTGATGGAAGAGCTTGTGGCAAAAGGTGTTGAGAGCCGAAGGCTTCGTGTGATTGCAGCCCTAACAGCCAGCCCGGGGCTCAAACGACTGGGGGAAACGTTTCCCGAACTCACCATTCATACCGCCTGCATTGATGAAGTACTCAATGCAAATGGTCAAATTTCTCCTGGGATTGGCAACACATCTCAACGGCTGCAAATCAGAACAGCTCCCTCGACCTAG
- a CDS encoding pentapeptide repeat-containing protein: MPLPDLFRKQLLSVLFGLLLTSSLISFPFAAQAITAPELRGQFAVQDISNDMHGRDLKEKEFLKADLRGVDLSDTDLRGAVINTSQLQGADLHGANLEDVVAFSSRFDETDLSDANFTNAMLMQSRFVDARIEGTDFTNAVIDLTQMKALCGRASGVNSVSGVSTRESLGCR; this comes from the coding sequence ATGCCCCTTCCCGATTTGTTCCGCAAGCAATTGTTATCCGTTCTGTTCGGGTTGCTTCTTACGTCGAGCTTGATCTCTTTTCCCTTCGCTGCTCAAGCCATCACGGCGCCTGAATTGCGTGGTCAATTTGCGGTGCAAGACATCAGCAACGACATGCATGGCCGAGATTTAAAAGAAAAAGAATTTTTGAAAGCTGACCTCCGTGGTGTGGACCTGAGTGACACCGACCTACGAGGAGCTGTGATCAACACCTCTCAATTGCAGGGCGCTGATCTCCATGGAGCGAACCTTGAGGATGTGGTGGCGTTTTCCAGTCGATTTGATGAAACCGACCTCAGCGACGCCAACTTCACGAACGCGATGCTGATGCAAAGCCGGTTTGTGGATGCGCGCATTGAGGGAACGGATTTCACCAACGCCGTCATCGACCTCACGCAAATGAAAGCCCTCTGTGGTCGTGCCAGTGGCGTGAATAGTGTCAGCGGCGTGAGCACCCGCGAAAGCCTGGGGTGCCGCTGA
- the gndA gene encoding NADP-dependent phosphogluconate dehydrogenase, whose translation MSKSHFGLIGLGVMGENLVLNAESNGFSSVVYNRTYSKTEDFLKGRGAGKNIQGATDLQDFVNKLERPRRILMMVKAGGPVDAVIEQISPFLDEGDLLIDGGNSEYRDTERRVAELESKSFGFIGMGVSGGAKGALEGPSMMPGGTKASYDAIESLVTKMAAQVEDGPCVTYIGPGGSGHFVKTVHNGIEYGIEQILAEGYDLMKRVGGMNGTQMADVFAHWNSTEELASYLVEITEVCLRTKDPDDGSDLIEKIQDKAGQKGTGLWTVVSALQMGASVPTIYAALNGRVMSSMKDQRVKAETILKGPAVKPFDLGTPADGMAPLMDAMVLACMASYAQGMELLRIASAEHDYNLNMPAIAQIWKGGCIIRARLLKRIQDAFTTDPQLTNLLIDPWFANQVNTRLPGLAKVVAGAAEAGIPVPCLSNTLDYINSYRTARLPQNAVQAMRDCFGSHTYERVDKEGSFHTEWLD comes from the coding sequence ATGTCCAAGTCTCACTTTGGTCTTATCGGTCTAGGCGTGATGGGCGAAAACCTTGTTCTCAACGCTGAGAGCAACGGTTTTTCGAGTGTTGTTTACAACCGCACTTATTCAAAGACTGAAGACTTTCTGAAAGGTCGTGGCGCTGGTAAAAACATTCAAGGTGCCACCGACCTTCAAGATTTTGTCAACAAATTAGAAAGACCTCGCCGCATCTTGATGATGGTGAAAGCGGGGGGTCCTGTTGATGCCGTCATCGAACAGATTTCTCCCTTTTTAGATGAAGGAGATCTCTTGATTGATGGGGGCAACTCGGAATATCGCGACACAGAGCGTCGTGTGGCCGAGTTGGAAAGCAAAAGCTTCGGCTTCATCGGCATGGGCGTGTCTGGCGGTGCCAAAGGCGCTTTAGAAGGTCCGAGCATGATGCCCGGCGGCACCAAGGCCTCTTACGACGCCATCGAAAGCCTGGTCACCAAAATGGCGGCCCAAGTCGAAGACGGTCCTTGTGTGACCTACATCGGCCCAGGCGGATCAGGACACTTCGTCAAAACAGTCCACAACGGCATCGAGTACGGCATCGAGCAAATCCTTGCCGAGGGCTATGACCTCATGAAGAGAGTTGGGGGCATGAATGGCACCCAGATGGCCGACGTCTTTGCCCATTGGAACAGCACGGAGGAACTCGCCTCTTACCTCGTTGAGATCACAGAGGTCTGCTTGCGCACCAAGGATCCCGATGATGGGAGCGATCTGATCGAAAAGATTCAGGACAAAGCTGGGCAAAAAGGCACGGGTTTATGGACTGTGGTGAGTGCCTTGCAGATGGGTGCTTCCGTACCAACCATCTATGCAGCCCTCAATGGCCGCGTGATGAGTTCGATGAAAGATCAGCGCGTCAAAGCGGAAACCATCCTCAAAGGTCCCGCGGTCAAACCCTTTGATCTCGGCACCCCTGCCGATGGAATGGCACCCCTGATGGATGCGATGGTGCTCGCTTGCATGGCCAGCTACGCCCAAGGCATGGAGCTTCTACGGATCGCTTCCGCAGAGCATGATTACAACTTGAACATGCCTGCGATCGCTCAGATCTGGAAGGGTGGCTGCATCATTCGCGCCCGACTTCTGAAGCGTATTCAGGATGCCTTCACAACCGATCCGCAGCTGACCAATCTGCTCATTGATCCTTGGTTTGCCAATCAGGTCAACACCCGACTTCCTGGTTTAGCCAAAGTTGTTGCAGGTGCAGCTGAAGCAGGCATTCCTGTGCCCTGCCTCAGCAACACCCTCGACTACATCAACAGCTACCGCACCGCTCGTCTGCCTCAAAATGCGGTTCAAGCCATGCGTGACTGCTTTGGCTCCCACACCTATGAACGGGTGGATAAGGAAGGTAGTTTCCATACCGAGTGGTTGGATTGA
- a CDS encoding CIA30 family protein: protein MTIPRVSFDSWATLNDTIMGGRSQAGCRLTPEGLLLEGEVIADGGGFVSCRSPLLRPPLDLSAFSGLRLTIAGEGRTLKFAVACADGLMGLTEMIPGGLRWVMPVPTEAEGTTVAEIAFKDLQPVVRAKPVGLPLRFDSSAITRLQVLHSRFDEAGSANPGFRAGAIRILIHSIEAYK from the coding sequence ATGACCATCCCCCGTGTCTCATTCGATTCGTGGGCCACGCTCAACGACACGATCATGGGGGGGAGAAGCCAAGCCGGCTGCCGCCTCACGCCTGAAGGCCTATTGCTCGAAGGTGAGGTGATCGCTGATGGAGGGGGGTTTGTGAGTTGTCGCTCCCCGCTATTGCGCCCACCTCTCGATCTTTCGGCGTTCAGTGGGTTGCGCTTAACGATTGCAGGGGAGGGGCGAACCCTGAAATTTGCAGTGGCCTGCGCTGATGGATTGATGGGACTCACAGAGATGATTCCAGGGGGACTGCGCTGGGTGATGCCCGTGCCAACGGAAGCGGAAGGAACCACTGTGGCGGAGATTGCATTCAAAGATCTTCAGCCCGTGGTCCGTGCCAAACCGGTTGGACTGCCTTTGCGCTTTGATTCATCTGCGATCACTCGCTTACAAGTGCTCCATTCCCGGTTTGATGAAGCGGGATCGGCCAATCCAGGCTTCCGTGCGGGTGCAATCCGGATTCTGATTCATTCCATCGAAGCCTACAAATGA
- a CDS encoding isoprenylcysteine carboxylmethyltransferase family protein, with translation MEKKGLPLKEPEQQVDWRESFQGWGLSWIGLLNNQKGEWWLLAQVVLICAHILPSWSPELLDAWSWPAWLHVSGLMLFVVGLGLALQGFLALGPSLSPLPDPKPNAALITSGVYGRCRHPLYRAVVICSVGVVLAKGSLLHLALFLLLVALLNGKARREEKRLCAVHPDYLIYRSNTPAILPRIPGLDWRKG, from the coding sequence ATGGAAAAGAAGGGTCTTCCGCTCAAGGAGCCAGAGCAACAGGTTGATTGGCGTGAGAGCTTTCAGGGTTGGGGGTTGAGCTGGATTGGATTGCTCAACAATCAAAAGGGGGAGTGGTGGTTGCTGGCTCAAGTGGTCTTGATCTGTGCGCACATTCTTCCGAGCTGGTCCCCTGAGCTTCTCGATGCCTGGAGTTGGCCTGCATGGCTTCATGTCAGCGGGTTGATGCTGTTTGTTGTTGGGCTTGGCCTGGCTCTGCAGGGTTTCTTGGCGTTAGGCCCCAGCCTTTCTCCATTGCCGGATCCCAAGCCCAATGCAGCTTTAATCACGTCTGGGGTGTACGGCCGTTGCCGGCACCCTCTCTATCGCGCTGTTGTGATCTGCTCTGTTGGTGTCGTGCTTGCGAAGGGAAGCCTGCTTCACCTGGCGCTGTTTTTGCTGTTGGTTGCGCTGCTCAACGGCAAGGCCCGCCGAGAAGAAAAGCGGCTTTGTGCCGTCCATCCCGACTACTTGATCTATCGCTCCAATACCCCAGCAATTCTGCCTCGCATTCCTGGCTTGGATTGGCGCAAGGGCTAG
- a CDS encoding glucose-1-phosphate adenylyltransferase: MKRVLAIILGGGAGTRLQPLTKMRAKPAVPLAGKYRLIDIPISNCINSSINKMYVLTQFNSASLNRHLSQTYNLNAGFGQGFVEVLAAQQTLDSPSWFEGTADAVRQYQTLFSEWDVDEYLILSGDQLYRMDYSRFVEHHRSTGADLTVAALPVDAAQAEAFGLMRTDNDGNIKEFREKPKGDSLKEMAVDTSRFGLSAESSKERPYLASMGIYVFSRKTLFDLLDANPGHKDFGKEVIPEALSRGDVLKSYVFDDYWEDIGTIGAFYEANLALTQQPTPPFSFYDEAFPIYTRPRYLPPSKFVDSQITDSIISEGSIIKACSIHHSVLGVRSRVENNVVLQDSLLMGADFFESQSERETLRARGGIPVGVGEGTTVKRAILDKNARIGKNVTIVNKDHVEEADRPEHGFYIRNGIVVVVKNASIADDTVI, translated from the coding sequence ATGAAGCGAGTACTGGCAATCATTCTCGGGGGAGGGGCTGGAACCCGCCTCCAACCACTCACAAAGATGAGAGCCAAGCCAGCTGTGCCCTTGGCGGGCAAGTATCGCCTTATTGATATTCCAATCAGTAATTGCATCAACTCCAGCATCAACAAGATGTATGTGTTGACGCAATTCAATAGCGCTTCACTCAATCGCCATCTCAGCCAGACGTACAACCTCAATGCCGGATTTGGGCAAGGATTTGTAGAAGTCTTAGCGGCCCAACAAACCCTCGATAGCCCCTCCTGGTTTGAAGGAACGGCTGATGCAGTGCGGCAGTACCAAACCCTGTTTAGCGAATGGGATGTGGATGAATATCTGATCCTCTCCGGTGATCAGCTCTACCGCATGGACTACAGCCGTTTTGTGGAGCATCACCGCAGTACTGGCGCCGACCTCACCGTTGCAGCACTGCCCGTAGACGCTGCCCAGGCCGAAGCGTTCGGTTTAATGCGCACCGATAACGATGGGAATATCAAGGAATTCCGCGAGAAGCCCAAAGGCGATTCCTTAAAGGAAATGGCCGTTGACACGTCCCGTTTTGGCCTCAGCGCTGAGTCTTCTAAGGAGCGCCCCTACCTCGCCTCCATGGGCATTTACGTCTTCAGTCGTAAAACGCTTTTCGATCTGCTCGACGCCAATCCCGGCCATAAGGATTTCGGCAAAGAGGTGATCCCAGAAGCGCTATCACGGGGTGACGTCCTCAAGAGCTATGTCTTTGATGATTACTGGGAAGACATCGGTACCATCGGTGCCTTCTATGAAGCCAATCTGGCCCTAACGCAGCAGCCAACCCCTCCATTCAGCTTCTACGACGAAGCATTCCCGATCTACACCCGCCCGCGGTATCTGCCCCCTAGCAAGTTTGTGGACAGTCAGATCACAGATTCGATCATTAGTGAGGGATCGATTATCAAGGCCTGCAGCATTCACCACTCCGTCCTTGGTGTTCGTAGTCGCGTGGAAAACAATGTGGTCCTCCAGGATTCTTTGTTGATGGGAGCTGACTTCTTTGAATCGCAAAGCGAACGCGAAACCCTGAGAGCGCGAGGCGGTATTCCTGTCGGCGTTGGCGAGGGCACCACTGTGAAGCGCGCCATTCTTGATAAGAATGCCCGTATTGGTAAAAACGTCACCATCGTGAATAAGGATCACGTGGAAGAAGCTGATCGTCCTGAACACGGCTTCTACATACGTAATGGCATCGTCGTAGTCGTTAAAAATGCATCGATTGCCGACGACACAGTGATTTGA
- the cobW gene encoding cobalamin biosynthesis protein CobW, whose amino-acid sequence MSERLPVTVITGFLGAGKTTLLRHLLINSGQRLAVMVNEFGTVGLDGDLIRSCGFCPEDEIDGRLVELNNGCLCCTVQDDFLPTMETLLARADQLDGIVVETSGLALPRPLLQALEWPAIRARVHVNGVVTVVDGEALNNGSPVGDPEALERQRQEDPSLDHLTAIDELFADQLQSADLVLVSRSDRLEPNELDQIQQSLAPKLRSGTSVIPMTRGQVESSLLLGVEREISSEHEHEHHDHDHTHDHHDHTHLDVVGGNVRFEGVIQRADFERILPPFVTEHQVVRLKGRVWLPGKSLPLQVQMVGPRLETWFEAAPDQAWTPQNKSGVDLVVIGFDPKASEKLTTLLLQASQ is encoded by the coding sequence ATGTCTGAACGCCTTCCAGTCACCGTGATTACCGGCTTTCTCGGAGCCGGGAAAACAACGTTGTTGCGCCATTTATTGATCAACAGCGGCCAACGCCTTGCGGTGATGGTCAACGAATTTGGAACCGTGGGCCTGGATGGCGATCTCATCCGAAGTTGCGGCTTCTGCCCAGAAGATGAAATCGATGGGCGTCTTGTCGAGCTGAACAACGGCTGTCTGTGCTGCACGGTGCAGGACGATTTTCTACCGACGATGGAAACGCTGCTCGCTCGCGCTGATCAGCTCGATGGCATCGTTGTTGAGACCAGTGGTTTGGCACTTCCCAGGCCCTTGTTGCAGGCCCTCGAATGGCCCGCGATCCGGGCTCGTGTTCACGTGAATGGCGTGGTGACTGTTGTGGATGGGGAAGCCCTGAACAACGGAAGCCCCGTGGGAGATCCTGAGGCCTTGGAGCGGCAACGACAGGAAGACCCAAGCCTGGACCACCTCACCGCCATTGATGAGTTGTTCGCTGATCAACTTCAATCCGCTGACCTGGTGTTGGTCAGTCGTTCTGATCGCTTAGAGCCCAACGAACTGGACCAGATTCAGCAATCGCTTGCCCCCAAGCTGCGATCCGGTACATCGGTGATCCCGATGACTCGCGGGCAAGTGGAGTCGAGTTTGCTTCTGGGGGTCGAGCGTGAGATATCTTCCGAACATGAACATGAACACCACGATCACGATCACACACACGATCATCACGATCACACGCACTTGGATGTGGTGGGCGGAAATGTTCGTTTCGAGGGCGTCATTCAACGTGCGGACTTTGAACGCATCCTTCCTCCCTTTGTGACTGAGCATCAGGTCGTGCGCCTGAAGGGACGGGTCTGGTTGCCTGGCAAATCCCTTCCTTTGCAAGTCCAAATGGTTGGTCCCCGTTTAGAAACTTGGTTTGAAGCCGCTCCGGATCAAGCCTGGACTCCCCAAAATAAATCTGGCGTGGATCTGGTTGTGATCGGATTTGATCCAAAGGCCTCTGAAAAACTCACAACTCTCCTGCTTCAGGCGAGTCAATAA
- a CDS encoding L,D-transpeptidase, translating into MPRSMPFQRLASRATPSLMLFSAVCVGLGISAPSWANDFVLNSSAPVEVSSRLLAILEPPVAIPDPEPQLVLGRTKRQIRSTGDPIWDLRLEIPGEPARHFDAVSGRAHRQNADRDQMGSKAPLPTGSYTLGPVEPLADGAYPELGPVWIGIEPTFTTGRRVLGIHQDPSAGLNGNSGTLGCIGLIRKHDMLELSQLIKGRDVRLLVVED; encoded by the coding sequence ATGCCTCGGTCTATGCCCTTTCAGCGGCTGGCGAGCAGGGCCACTCCTTCCCTGATGCTCTTCAGTGCTGTCTGCGTAGGTCTCGGGATCAGTGCTCCGAGTTGGGCCAACGACTTTGTGCTGAACAGCTCCGCACCTGTTGAGGTGAGTTCAAGGTTGCTGGCGATTTTGGAGCCTCCGGTCGCCATACCGGATCCTGAGCCTCAGCTCGTCCTTGGCCGCACCAAGAGACAGATTCGCTCTACAGGAGATCCCATTTGGGATTTAAGGCTTGAGATTCCGGGGGAACCGGCGCGTCATTTCGACGCAGTGAGCGGACGTGCCCATCGCCAGAACGCGGACCGTGATCAGATGGGCAGTAAGGCTCCCCTGCCAACGGGGAGCTACACCCTCGGACCAGTGGAACCCTTGGCCGATGGTGCTTATCCAGAATTAGGCCCCGTTTGGATTGGCATTGAACCAACCTTCACCACGGGCCGAAGGGTGCTCGGGATTCATCAAGACCCCAGCGCAGGGCTCAATGGAAACAGCGGAACCTTGGGATGTATTGGGCTGATTCGTAAACACGACATGTTGGAACTGTCTCAGCTAATCAAAGGCCGTGATGTGCGTTTATTGGTTGTTGAAGACTGA